In a single window of the Bradyrhizobium erythrophlei genome:
- a CDS encoding amidohydrolase family protein, which translates to MAHDEPQAAGRSKLVIRNIGLLLSGAMEKPILDADTIVAENGKITGIGRAKDIDAEGATTIIDANGTTVAPGLIDSHVHPVAGDWTPRQNQIGWIDSFLHGGVTTMISAGEVHMPGRPRDVVGLKAMAIFAQRAFWTLRPGGVKVHAGAPVIENEMVEEDFKELAAAGVKLLGEVGLGGVKDGPTARKMVGWARKYGIQSTIHTGGPSIPGSGLIDKDVVLEADTDVVGHINGGHTALPDDQIRCICEGCKRGLELVHNGNERSALYTLRIAREMGDLSRVILGTDSPAGSGVQPLGILRMVSLLSSLGDVPAEIAFCFATGNTARMRALDCGLVEVGRAADFVIMDRAQHSPGKTILDSVQLGDLPGIGMTIIDGIVRTQRSRNTPPATKVPVIVGH; encoded by the coding sequence ATGGCCCACGATGAACCTCAGGCAGCCGGTCGCAGCAAACTGGTAATCCGCAATATCGGCCTGCTGCTCTCGGGCGCCATGGAAAAGCCGATCCTCGATGCCGACACGATTGTCGCGGAAAACGGCAAGATCACGGGAATCGGCCGCGCCAAGGATATAGATGCCGAAGGCGCCACCACCATCATCGATGCCAATGGCACCACGGTCGCGCCCGGCCTGATCGACAGCCACGTTCATCCCGTCGCCGGCGACTGGACGCCGCGGCAGAACCAGATCGGCTGGATCGACAGTTTTCTGCACGGCGGCGTCACCACCATGATCTCGGCGGGCGAGGTTCATATGCCCGGCCGCCCCCGCGACGTCGTCGGCCTGAAGGCGATGGCGATTTTCGCGCAGCGCGCGTTCTGGACGCTCCGCCCCGGCGGCGTGAAGGTTCACGCCGGCGCGCCGGTCATCGAAAACGAGATGGTCGAGGAAGATTTCAAGGAATTGGCAGCGGCCGGTGTCAAGCTGCTCGGCGAAGTCGGTCTCGGCGGCGTCAAGGATGGCCCGACCGCGCGCAAGATGGTCGGATGGGCACGCAAATACGGTATTCAAAGCACCATCCACACCGGCGGTCCCTCGATTCCCGGCTCCGGCCTGATCGACAAGGACGTGGTGCTGGAAGCCGACACCGACGTGGTCGGCCACATCAACGGCGGCCACACCGCCCTGCCCGATGACCAGATCCGCTGCATCTGCGAGGGCTGCAAGCGCGGCCTCGAGCTGGTGCACAACGGCAACGAGCGTTCGGCGCTTTATACGTTGCGGATCGCGCGCGAGATGGGCGATCTCAGCCGCGTTATCCTCGGCACCGATTCCCCCGCGGGCTCCGGGGTGCAGCCGCTCGGCATTCTGCGGATGGTATCGCTGTTGTCGTCGCTCGGCGATGTGCCCGCGGAAATCGCGTTCTGCTTTGCGACCGGAAACACCGCGCGAATGCGCGCGCTGGACTGCGGCCTTGTCGAGGTCGGACGGGCGGCCGACTTCGTCATCATGGACAGGGCGCAGCATTCCCCCGGCAAGACCATCCTCGACAGCGTGCAGCTCGGCGACTTGCCCGGCATAGGCATGACCATCATCGACGGCATCGTCCGCACGCAGCGCAGCCGCAACACGCCGCCGGCGACGAAGGTGCCTGTCATCGTCGGGCACTGA
- the pncA gene encoding bifunctional nicotinamidase/pyrazinamidase, with amino-acid sequence MMGKTNMQMRLGDDDLLLIIDVQNDFCPGGALAVADGDAVVPVINRLAERFNHVVLTQDWHPPGHSSFATSHPGAAAFDTISMPYGQQTLWPDHCIQGTPGAAFHPQLATDRAELVIRKGFRAAIDSYSAFHENDRRTPTGLAGYLRERGLRRIFLVGLATDYCVYYSAVDARRLGFDTVLVEAGCRAIDLAGSLDAAWAGMADAGVQRVNDLG; translated from the coding sequence ATGATGGGCAAGACCAACATGCAGATGCGGCTTGGCGACGACGATTTGCTGCTGATCATCGACGTGCAGAACGATTTCTGCCCCGGCGGCGCGCTGGCGGTTGCCGACGGCGATGCCGTGGTGCCGGTCATCAATCGGCTCGCCGAGCGCTTCAATCACGTCGTGCTGACCCAGGACTGGCATCCCCCGGGTCACAGTTCCTTTGCCACATCCCATCCGGGCGCTGCTGCCTTCGACACGATCAGCATGCCCTATGGGCAGCAAACCCTCTGGCCCGATCATTGCATCCAGGGCACGCCGGGCGCGGCCTTTCATCCGCAACTGGCGACAGACCGGGCGGAACTGGTGATCCGCAAGGGTTTTCGCGCGGCGATCGATTCCTATTCCGCGTTCCATGAAAACGACCGGCGTACCCCGACGGGCCTCGCAGGTTATCTGCGCGAACGCGGCTTGCGGCGAATCTTTCTCGTCGGGCTCGCAACGGACTATTGCGTCTATTATTCCGCTGTCGATGCGCGCCGGCTCGGCTTCGACACCGTGCTCGTCGAGGCCGGATGCCGGGCCATCGATCTGGCGGGGTCGCTCGATGCTGCCTGGGCTGGAATGGCTGACGCCGGCGTTCAGCGTGTCAACGATCTCGGATAG